A stretch of the Hypomesus transpacificus isolate Combined female chromosome 12, fHypTra1, whole genome shotgun sequence genome encodes the following:
- the trmt10c gene encoding tRNA methyltransferase 10 homolog C isoform X2, producing MRSLGPQLLHKLSRHCRLLVPELAKTHVIQLLKYPCTAPLCSLRSPTRHFFTCVSLRKDVPQTQQTDQPVEKLDLDIWKSVMRSQVSMEEKPECVEEGLASQGPEDAGEDSSLEATRELVMMWRQAGKLVPENMKDEDLLALAKLTTKSSKKKYLKYLAIKEGHKKARKEKQEERKAKRVYLEDNRVKEGEEDMDDEGGQTLKNTFLLQFWSRSLDKLLAWRSAQSMVFGQPLVFDMSYEQSMAKREVENTVSQLLEVEGSNRRAKEPFHLHFCNLQPDSGYQRELIKRYGADAWERLLITASNQSYVDMFPPERLVYLTKNLTLDQMIRILLTVKETGSWQEALEFVPKRKHDGFHPTQHEPQAPQSWQKKVWERQGPSSRPTSRMGNSEGTGRESHYTTRDPGFRGGDKDGARTVRDRDNDVNSGARDRRSSNTHKDTAGRRERDGTAWTGDENKPPSRVRTSLKSQMEEQRRSSGKKNSWWKDESP from the exons CTCCTTAAGATCCCCGACTCGACACTTTTTTACGTGCGTTTCATTGAGAAAAGATGTCCCCCAAACTCAACAGACAGATCAACCAGTGGAGAAACTTGACCTGGACATCTGGAAGTCTGTTATGAGATCACAAGTGTCTATGGAGGAGAAACCAGAATGTGTTGAAGAAGGCCTTGCATCACAAGGACCCGAAGATGCAGGTGAGGACTCCTCATTGGAGGCCACCCGGGAGCTGGTGATGATGTGGCGTCAGGCTGGGAAGCTGGTACCAGAGAACATGAAAGATGAGGATCTGCTGGCGCTAGCTAAGCTCACCACTAAGTCCTCAAAGAAGAAGTACCTAAAATACTTAGCCATCAAGGAGGGCCATAAGAAGGCCCGCAAGGagaagcaggaagagaggaaagctAAAAGAGTGTATCTGGAGGATAATCgggtgaaggagggggaggaagacatGGATGATGAAGGTGGACAAACACTGAAGAACACTTTCCTCCTGCAGTTCTGGAGCCGATCTCTGGACAAGCTGCTGGCCTGGCGAAGTGCCCAGTCCATGGTGTTCGGCCAGCCGTTAGTGTTCGACATGAGCTACGAGCAGAGCATGGCCAAGCGGGAGGTGGAGAACACCGTCTCCCagctgctggaggtggagggctcCAACCGCAGAGCCAAAGAGCCATTCCACCTGCACTTCTGCAACTTGCAGCCCGACAGCGGCTACCAGCGCGAGCTGATCAAACGCTACGGCGCGGACGCCTGGGAACGGCTGCTCATCACCGCCTCAAATCAGAGTTACGTGGACATGTTCCCCCCCGAACGGCTCGTGTACCTCA CCAAGAATCTGACCCTGGACCAGATGATCCGCATCCTGCTGACCGTGAAGGAGACGGGCAGCTGGCAGGAGGCGCTGGAGTTTGTACCCAAGAGGAAACACGATGGTTTTCACCCAACGCAGCATGAGCCGCAGGCACCACAGTCATGGCAGAAGAAGGTGTGGGAGAGGCAAGGCCCAAGCTCCAGGCCTACTAGCAGAATGGGTAACAGTGAGGGGACAGGTCGGGAGTCCCACTACACGACCAGAGACCCTGGTTTTAGAGGGGGGGATAAAGATGGTGCCAGAACGGTGAGGGACAGGGATAATGATGTCAATAGTGGAGCCAGAGACAGAAGATCCTCAAACACCCATAAGGACACAGCTGGgcgtagagagagggatggaacgGCATGGACAGGAGATGAAAACAAACCACCCAGCAGAGTCCGGACATCTCTGAAGAGCCAGATGGAGGAGCAACGGAGGAGCTCGGGCAAGAAGAACAGCTGGTGGAAAGACGAGAGCCCATGA
- the trmt10c gene encoding tRNA methyltransferase 10 homolog C isoform X1, whose product MRSLGPQLLHKLSRHCRLLVPELAKTHVIQLLKYPCTAPLCSLRSPTRHFFTCVSLRKDVPQTQQTDQPVEKLDLDIWKSVMRSQVSMEEKPECVEEGLASQGPEDAGEDSSLEATRELVMMWRQAGKLVPENMKDEDLLALAKLTTKSSKKKYLKYLAIKEGHKKARKEKQEERKAKRVYLEDNRVKEGEEDMDDEGGQTLKNTFLLQFWSRSLDKLLAWRSAQSMVFGQPLVFDMSYEQSMAKREVENTVSQLLEVEGSNRRAKEPFHLHFCNLQPDSGYQRELIKRYGADAWERLLITASNQSYVDMFPPERLVYLTADSRNVLRTFDHSKVYIVGSLVDRSIQTGLSLANAKRLNLATARLPLDEFLHWEIGAKNLTLDQMIRILLTVKETGSWQEALEFVPKRKHDGFHPTQHEPQAPQSWQKKVWERQGPSSRPTSRMGNSEGTGRESHYTTRDPGFRGGDKDGARTVRDRDNDVNSGARDRRSSNTHKDTAGRRERDGTAWTGDENKPPSRVRTSLKSQMEEQRRSSGKKNSWWKDESP is encoded by the coding sequence CTCCTTAAGATCCCCGACTCGACACTTTTTTACGTGCGTTTCATTGAGAAAAGATGTCCCCCAAACTCAACAGACAGATCAACCAGTGGAGAAACTTGACCTGGACATCTGGAAGTCTGTTATGAGATCACAAGTGTCTATGGAGGAGAAACCAGAATGTGTTGAAGAAGGCCTTGCATCACAAGGACCCGAAGATGCAGGTGAGGACTCCTCATTGGAGGCCACCCGGGAGCTGGTGATGATGTGGCGTCAGGCTGGGAAGCTGGTACCAGAGAACATGAAAGATGAGGATCTGCTGGCGCTAGCTAAGCTCACCACTAAGTCCTCAAAGAAGAAGTACCTAAAATACTTAGCCATCAAGGAGGGCCATAAGAAGGCCCGCAAGGagaagcaggaagagaggaaagctAAAAGAGTGTATCTGGAGGATAATCgggtgaaggagggggaggaagacatGGATGATGAAGGTGGACAAACACTGAAGAACACTTTCCTCCTGCAGTTCTGGAGCCGATCTCTGGACAAGCTGCTGGCCTGGCGAAGTGCCCAGTCCATGGTGTTCGGCCAGCCGTTAGTGTTCGACATGAGCTACGAGCAGAGCATGGCCAAGCGGGAGGTGGAGAACACCGTCTCCCagctgctggaggtggagggctcCAACCGCAGAGCCAAAGAGCCATTCCACCTGCACTTCTGCAACTTGCAGCCCGACAGCGGCTACCAGCGCGAGCTGATCAAACGCTACGGCGCGGACGCCTGGGAACGGCTGCTCATCACCGCCTCAAATCAGAGTTACGTGGACATGTTCCCCCCCGAACGGCTCGTGTACCTCACCGCGGATTCTCGCAACGTCCTCCGCACCTTTGACCATTCCAAGGTCTACATCGTGGGCTCGCTGGTGGACCGCTCCATCCAGACGGGCTTGTCACTGGCCAACGCCAAGCGTCTGAACCTCGCCACCGCACGCCTCCCTCTGGACGAGTTCCTCCACTGGGAGATCGGTGCCAAGAATCTGACCCTGGACCAGATGATCCGCATCCTGCTGACCGTGAAGGAGACGGGCAGCTGGCAGGAGGCGCTGGAGTTTGTACCCAAGAGGAAACACGATGGTTTTCACCCAACGCAGCATGAGCCGCAGGCACCACAGTCATGGCAGAAGAAGGTGTGGGAGAGGCAAGGCCCAAGCTCCAGGCCTACTAGCAGAATGGGTAACAGTGAGGGGACAGGTCGGGAGTCCCACTACACGACCAGAGACCCTGGTTTTAGAGGGGGGGATAAAGATGGTGCCAGAACGGTGAGGGACAGGGATAATGATGTCAATAGTGGAGCCAGAGACAGAAGATCCTCAAACACCCATAAGGACACAGCTGGgcgtagagagagggatggaacgGCATGGACAGGAGATGAAAACAAACCACCCAGCAGAGTCCGGACATCTCTGAAGAGCCAGATGGAGGAGCAACGGAGGAGCTCGGGCAAGAAGAACAGCTGGTGGAAAGACGAGAGCCCATGA
- the blzf1 gene encoding golgin-45: MSTAVAVQGSARVPVRGPGDGMETYKPLVALEIATNTPLAGIPLLKVASPKHTSRPTPAVPSTSPQHPGVLHLGKVSREACMEVDVVRIVVPRAAISRSGFVLPMEGKGEAGQQMENRLSPSPSPPLEDLRGSLEKLQNSERRLLQDKEGLSNQIRVQTEVNRELKKLLVASVGGDLQYHFERLAREKSQLLLENEALGRNLAHTAEQLERMSIQCDVWRSKFLASRVMADELTNARAVLQRQTRDAQSAIQDLLSEREDFSTDMMLTHRSLEQLLVSLQWGRQQTYYPSAQPLSTGELAVANHKLADAINSHLLGNVGSCGVKGSPASELCNTPAEKMAEKVLKILDPISCPVEVDPPLDDSSPSAFLTNKKSIGRFHPYTRYENITFNCCERCSGDILVL, from the exons ATGTCAACAGCAGTAGCTGTGCAGG GTTCTGCCCGGGTGCCAGTTAGAGGCCCTGGCGATGGGATGGAAACGTACAAGCCActggttgccttggagattGCCACAAACACGCCTCTGGCAGGGATTCCATTGCTGAAGGTGGCTAGCCCCAAGCACACCAGCAGACCCACCCCAGCTGTGCCCTCAACTTCCCCCCAGCACCCCGGGGTGCTCCACCTGGGCAAGGTGAGCCGCGAGGCCTGCATGGAGGTGGACGTGGTGCGGATCGTGGTCCCCCGCGCAGCCATCAGCCGGAGCGGCTTTGTCTTGCCgatggagggaaagggggaagcCGGGCAGCAGATGGAGAAtcgcctgtctccctctccctctcctcctctggaggACTTGAGGGGGTCTCTGGAGAAGCTACAGAATTCGGAGCGCAGGCTGCTGCAGGACAAAGAGGGCCTGTCAAACCAGATCCGTGTTCAGACTGAG GTGAACCGCGAGCTGAAGAAGCTGCTGGTGGCGTCGGTGGGGGGGGACCTGCAGTACCACTTTGAGCGCCTGGCCCGCGAGAAGAgccagctgctgctggagaaCGAGGCGCTGGGCAGGAACCTGGCTCACACGGCCGAGCAGCTGGAGCGAATGAGCATCCAGTGTGACGTCTGGAGGAGCAAGTTCCTcgccagcag GGTGATGGCGGACGAGCTGACCAATGCCAGAGCAGTGCTCCAACGCCAGACCAGGGATGCTCAGAGTGCCATCCAGGATCtgctgagtgagagagaggacttCTCCACAGACATGATGCTCACACACAG GTCACTGGAGCAGCTCCTGGTGTCTCTCCAGTGGGGCAGGCAGCAGACCTATTACCCCAGTGCCCAGCCCCTCAGCACTGGAGAGCTGGCTGTAGCCAATCACAAACTGGCTGACGCCATCAACTCGCACCTGCTGGGAAATGTAGGCAGCTGTGGGGTGAAGGGAAGCCCAGCCTCAGAGCTCTGCAACACTCCTGCTGAGAAGATGGCCGAGAAG GTGCTGAAGATTTTAGACCCCATCTCATGCCCTGTCGAGGTTGACCCGCCTCTCGATGACTCCTCCCCATCTGCTTTTCTGACCAATAAGAAGAGTATCGGACGATTCCACCCATACACTCGTTATGAGAACATTACTTTCAACTGCTGCGAGCGCTGCAGTGGAGACATCCTGGTGCTCTAG
- the ercc5 gene encoding DNA excision repair protein ERCC-5 gives MGVHGLWKLLESTGKTINPETLEGKILAVDISIWLNQAVKGVRDREGNSVQNAHLLTLFHRLCKLLYFRIKPVFVFDGDAPLLKKQTLNLRRQRKEELNRESKQTNEKLLKTFLKRQAIKAALGECSTEALPSISSVRRDEVDDMYVLPALPPQEEREKNSSEEEEEKEWEDMANSHHMYQEELNENPNSVDINSEEFASLPPEVKHEILKDMKEFSKRRRTMYHKPPECSGEFSQYQLAGLLQRNKLNQKLEGVEREMSQRSAGGVEHLYNEEEHSVESRRLVSEDSAHYILIKGSKKKEKVPESQPAALPWAGGPLSGRKRQGGGGRPEPLWRPISEEGPDEVSGPSPKAPRLSPPLQTKAAPPSPRTLQAIEAAMVDSFDEEDEEEEGGRGEGVVEGVQGRAGGEVSPRTLLAIRQALGEEDDLPPSKTLTGGSPAQRPAQRLVISSSSEEEPEGEGQPLIKALTNEDRLGLRKHQPDLILPMDSVVLSGSEEELEEALSQRNRAFLSTALEHSEGRASTERTRDGGMERDKPKEKDGEMDCLTSTGGDDRARAGEAGGQKERSGPKGGVVTKPRSLPSTVSPPPSGSSLNGAKEARTSPITLTRLSPKEERNEQSEETQQRNDEITETMDSEDSDSEDGFIEIPGWEEPKEEETGDSLTEMGGGVPSAEDHEDMTKTEEEEEEEEEGGTEGLSSEAAALGEGDEKEDSQDAHQDPQPSNESGPAPNLPPNEWEHIDVGELAALESTLQAQQSSLTEQKQQQERFAATVTGQMCLESQELLRLFGVPFLVAPMEAEAQCASLDRADQTHGTITDDSDVWLFGGRHVYKNFFSQNKYVEHYQYVDLQNQLGLDRTKLINLAYLLGSDYTEGVPGVGYVSGMEILNEFPGPGIEPLLQFSEWWSQAQQEKRLVSDPRDTKVKRKLRGLKLQPGFPNPAVAHAYLQPPVDQSDGSFSWGLPHLDLIKEFCLSRFGWNSRKTEEVLRPVLKQLKTQQTQSRIDSFFRLEQQDRQAIRSQRLRRAVTCLKRKDGGAEGEGDSEPEDTASKSKKGKGRKQQKRGGEEEEGKGGKEAAGGSGGGFLGSKLAEPAFGLTEDVGGASQEGNLAPRPNKGVSQPKPHPQSQSSSSGEDCEGDSRVTMVTARSVFEGNPRGRGRRGKGGRGRVRGRGTKTQ, from the exons ATGGGAGTGCACGGGCTGTGGAAGTTGCTCGAGAGCACGGGGAAGACCATCAACCCGGAGACGCTTGAAGGAAAGATTCTTGCTGTTG ACATCAGTATCTGGTTGAACCAGGCAGTGAAGGGAGTGAGAGACCGGGAGGGTAACAGTGTCCAGAACGCCCACCTGCTCACTCTCTTCCACCGCCTCTGCAAGCTACTCTACTTCCGCATCAAGCCTGTCTTTGTGTTCGATGGTGATGCTCCTCTGCTGAAGAAACAGACAttg AACCTAAGGAGACAGAGGAAAGAGGAGTTGAACCGTGAGTCCAAACAAACCAACGAGAAGCTCCTCAAGACCTTCCTGAAAAGACAAGCCATTAAGGCTGCACTGGGAGAATGCAG TACTGAGGCTCTGCCCAGCATCTCCAGTGTGAGAAGAGATGAGGTGGATGACATGTACGTCCTACCAGCCCTACCACcacaggaggaaagggagaagaACAG ttcagaggaagaggaggagaaggagtgggAAGACATGGCGAACAGTCATCACATGTACCAG GAGGAGTTGAATGAAAACCCTAACTCTGTGGATATCAACTCAGAGGAGTTCGCCAGCTTACCTCCGGAAGTGAAACACGAGATCCTTAAAGACATGAAAGAGTTCAGCAAGAGACGCAGGACTATGTACCACAAGCCTCCAGag TGTTCAGGGGAGTTCTCCCAGTACCAGCTGGCTGGACTGCTCCAGAGGAACAAGCTGAACCAGAAACTGGAGGGGGTGGAGCGAGAGATGAGCCAGCGCAGCGCCGGAGGGGTGGAGCATCTCTACAACGAGGAGGAGCACAGCGTGGAGTCACGACGCCTCGTCTCTGAGGACTCGGCCCACTACATCCTCATCAAAG GCTctaagaagaaagagaaggttCCAGAAAGCCAGCCTGCCGCCCTGCCCTGGGCTGGCGGGCCCCTCTcagggaggaagaggcaggggggaggggggaggccggAGCCCCTGTGGCGCCCCATCTCAGAAGAGGGGCCCGATGAGGTGTCAGGTCCCTCGCCGAAGGCCCCCAGACTCTCCCCGCCCCTTCAGACCAAGGcagcgcccccctccccccgcacaCTGCAGGCCATCGAGGCTGCCATGGTCGACAGCTTTGAcgaagaggacgaggaggaggagggggggagaggggagggtgtggtggagggtgtccaggggagagcggggggggaGGTGTCTCCACGTACCCTCCTTGCCATCCGACAAGCcctaggagaggaggatgacttGCCCCCGTCAAAGACCCTGACTGGCGGCTCCCCCGCCCAGCGTCCAGCGCAGAGATTAGTCATTAGCAGCAGttcagaggaggagccagagggcGAGGGCCAACCCCTCATCAAGGCCTTAACCAATGAGGATAGGCTCGGATTGAGGAAACACCAACCAGACTTGATTCTTCCGATGGACAGTGTGGTGCTGAGCGGctcagaggaggagctggaggaggccttGAGCCAGAGGAACAGAGCGTTCCTCTCCACAGCACTGGAGCATTCGGAAGGACGTGCGAGCACAGAGAGAACcagggacggagggatggagagagacaaaccgaaggagaaagatggagagatggactgtCTGACTTCTACTGGAGGGGATGACAGGGcgagggcaggggaggcagggggtcaGAAGGAGAGGTCTGGTCCTAAAGGAGGGGTTGTTACAAAACCAAGATCCCTCCCTAGCACAGTGTCACCTCCACCGTCTGGGTCCTCTCTGAATGGAGCTAAGGAGGCAAGAACCAGCCCGATAACACTCACCCGACTCTCtccaaaggaggagaggaatgaaCAGAGTGAGGAGACGCAGCAGAGGAATGACGAGATTACAGAGACAATGGACAGTGAAGACAGTGACTCAGAAG ACGGCTTCATCGAGATTCCTGGGTGGGAGGAgcccaaggaggaggagacgggtgATTCTCTTACAGAGATGGGGGGTGGAGTTCCCTCTGCGGAGGACCATGAAGATATGACCAAaaccgaggaagaggaggaggaggaggaggaaggtgggacCGAGGGACTAAGCAGTGAAGCTGCTGccctgggagagggggatgagaaggAAGACAGCCAAGATGCACATCAAGACCCTCAGCCTTCTAACGAGTccggcccagcccccaaccTGCCACCCAATGAGTGGGAACACATCGATGTG ggggagctggcGGCGCTGGAGAGCACCCTGCAGGCCCAGCAGAGCAGCCTGACGGAGCAGaaacagcagcaggagaggTTTGCTGCCACCGTCACTGGACAGATGTGTCTGGAGAGCcag gAGCTGCTGCGCCTGTTTGGCGTGCCCTTCCTGGTGGCCCCCATGGAGGCGGAGGCCCAGTGTGCGTCGCTGGACCGGGCCGACCAGACCCACGGCACCATCACGGACGACAGCGACGTGTGGCTCTTCGGAGGACGCCACGTCTACAAGAACTTCTTCAGCCAGAACAAATACGTGGAGCATTACCAGTATGTGGACCTGCAGAACCAACTGg GTCTGGACAGGACCAAGCTGATCAACCTGGCCTACCTGCTGGGGAGTGACTATACGGAGGGGGTCCCAGGGGTGGGCTACGTCTCTGGGATGGAGATCCTCAACGAGTTCCCCGGACCAGGCATTGAGCCCCTTCTGCAGttcag TGAGTGGTGGTCCCAGGCCCAGCAGGAGAAGCGCCTGGTGTCGGACCCCCGGGACACCAAGGTGAAGAGGAAGCTGAGAGGGCTGAAGCTGCAGCCAGGCTTCCCCAACCCAGCCGTGGCCCACGCCTACCTCCAGCCCCCCGTCGACCAATCAGACGGCTCCTTCTCCTGGGGGCTCCCACACCTCGACCTCATCAAGGA GTTCTGCCTGAGTCGGTTTGGTTGGAACAGCAGGAAGACCGAGGAGGTTCTCCGGCCTGTTCTCAAGCAGCTCAAGACCCAGCAG ACTCAGTCGCGCATAGACTCGTTCTTCCGCTTGGAGCAGCAGGACAGGCAGGCCATCCGCAGCCAGAGGCTCCGGCGGGCGGTCACCTGTCTGAAGAGGAAAGacggaggggcggagggggagggggacagtgaACCAGAGGACACCGCGTCCAAGTCCAAGAAAGGGAAGGGGCGGAAGCAgcagaaaagaggaggagaggaggaggaggggaaggggggaaaggaggcCGCAGGGGGCTCTGGAGGAGGTTTTCTGGGCTCCAAGCTTGCAGAACCTGCTTTTGGGCTGACGGAGGATGTGGGAGGGGCCAGCCAGGAGGGGAACCTCGCCCCCCGGCCTAATAAGGGTGTGTCCCAGCCTAAGCCCCACCCACAGAGCCAGAGCAGTAGTTCAGGGGAAGACTGTGAAGGTGACAGCAGGGTCACCATGGTAACTGCCCGCTCCGTGTTTGAGGGAAATCCACGAGGCcgggggaggagaggtaagGGGGGTAGAGGGcgggtcagaggcaggggcacaaAGACTCAATGA
- the mettl21e gene encoding methyltransferase like 21e has product METQLGQSTGLTPTKTPAEDVAVDAELEHAIMERRFCPPVITTQMWEGFTYADTEIRITESTGCYGAVLWPSASVMCYLLDVNRDKYNLTDKNVIELGAGTGLVSIVTSLLGAKVTSTDLPNILGNLQYNVSRNTRGRCRHTPEVTELIWGQELEQRFPQASSHFDYILAADVVYAHPYLEELMQTFEHLCQEGTQILWAMRFRLDKENTFVERFQSRFQVEEVYNLPSLCIKLYRAWKRVDPRGPA; this is encoded by the exons ATGGAGACCCAGCTGGGACAGTCTACAGGACTGACTCCCACCAAAACACCAGCTGAAG ACGTTGCCGTGGACGCAGAGCTGGAGCACGCCATCATGGAGCGCCGCTTCTGTCCGCCTGTCATCACCACGCAGATGTGGGAGGGCTTCACCTACGCCGACACCGAGATCCGCATCACCGAGTCGACCGGCTGCTACGGCGCCGTGCTCTGGCCCTCT GCATCAGTCATGTGCTATCTGCTGGATGTGAACCGTGACAAATACAACCTGACTGACAAGAACGTTATCGAACTAGGTGCCGGAACCGGATTGGTATCCATAGTAACCAGCCTGCTGG GTGCCAAGGTAACCTCCACTGACCTTCCAAATATCCTGGGGAACTTGCAGTACAACGTCAGCCGTAACACCAGAGGGCGCTGCAGACACACCCCCGAGGTCACAGAGCTCATCTGGGGCCAGGAGCTGGAGCAACGCTTCCCTCAGGCCAGCAGTCACTTTGACTACATCCTGGCTGCTGATGTGGTGTATGCTCACCCCTATCTGGAGGAGCTCATGCAAACGTTTGAGCACCTGTGTCAGGAGGGCACGCAGATCCTCTGGGCCATGCGCTTCCGGCTGGACAAGGAGAACACCTTCGTGGAACGCTTCCAGAGCCGCttccaggtggaggaggtgtacAACCTGCCCAGCCTCTGCATCAAGCTGTACCGAGCCTGGAAGAGGGTGGACCCTCGGGGGCCTGCCTGA